Proteins encoded by one window of Pseudanabaenaceae cyanobacterium SKYG29:
- a CDS encoding EutN/CcmL family microcompartment protein yields the protein MRIAKAIGTVVSTQKEPTLAGTKFLLVQFIDEKGELTNHYEVAADTVGAGIEEWVLVSLGSGARQIRDGENRPIDAAVVAIIDTVTIGNQFLYNKRLQSR from the coding sequence ATGCGGATTGCCAAAGCGATCGGTACGGTGGTCAGTACCCAGAAAGAGCCTACCCTAGCGGGGACGAAGTTTCTCCTAGTGCAGTTTATCGATGAGAAGGGGGAACTTACCAATCACTACGAAGTGGCAGCAGACACTGTGGGGGCGGGGATCGAAGAGTGGGTCCTAGTCAGCCTCGGCAGTGGTGCCAGACAGATACGGGATGGGGAAAACCGCCCGATCGATGCGGCAGTGGTAGCAATCATTGACACAGTCACGATCGGCAATCAATTTCTTTACAACAAGCGCTTACAATCGCGGTAG
- a CDS encoding ribulose bisphosphate carboxylase small subunit — protein sequence MTITIAPQAHVHPLSRVSGEVHIAQDAVLAPGVVIHSQAGTPFYIGGGARLQEGTIVGGIAQGRVLGKDGKEYGVWIGAKTVLTHFCLVYGPCFIGENCFIGFRSTIFNSRIGDGCIVMMHAVIQDVEIPPGKYIASGSVITTQQQADHLPDITPTDRLLAEQLGGIAMPRVTTQPSIVTNGQQESTDMKEGIELAPLVRQLLAQGHRVGAEYADTRRFRTSSWQSCANIHATDEYTVLRNLQACLKEHEGEYVRLVGIDPKSRQRVMEQIIQRPGETPIVVPTANPSGTTTAKVSAAPPVTPQNGNAPDWTTQVRQLLAQGYRIGTEHADERRFRTSSWHSCKPIEATSESGVIAALNACLAEHAGEYVRLFGIDPKNKKRVGEMIIQRPGQVATAPVNTATTTQGAASPTVQLNPDADLATHVRSLLSQGYRIGTEHADERRFRTSSWHSCKPIEATSESAVMAALNACLAEHAGEYVRMFGIDPKNKKRVGEVIIQRPNGKAPGQTAPVSNATVATASPSYNNLPPEVVQHIRQILSQGYKVSAEYADERRFRTSSWQSCPPIPGNTEGEVVRALEQLLREHAGDYVRLIGMDGKTKRRVLETIVQRPKR from the coding sequence ATGACTATCACCATAGCGCCCCAAGCCCATGTCCATCCCCTCTCCCGTGTCAGTGGGGAGGTGCACATTGCCCAAGATGCGGTTTTAGCCCCAGGGGTAGTAATTCATTCCCAGGCAGGTACGCCCTTCTATATTGGCGGGGGGGCACGGCTGCAGGAGGGCACGATCGTGGGAGGGATAGCGCAAGGGCGCGTGCTGGGCAAGGACGGCAAGGAGTACGGTGTATGGATCGGGGCAAAGACTGTCCTGACCCATTTTTGTTTAGTTTATGGACCCTGCTTCATTGGGGAAAACTGCTTCATAGGCTTTCGCTCCACTATTTTTAACAGCAGAATTGGCGATGGCTGTATTGTGATGATGCATGCTGTTATCCAGGATGTGGAGATTCCCCCAGGGAAGTATATTGCCAGCGGGTCAGTGATTACCACCCAACAGCAAGCCGACCATCTCCCCGATATTACCCCTACCGATCGGTTGTTAGCGGAGCAACTGGGGGGAATAGCAATGCCCAGAGTGACCACCCAACCAAGCATCGTTACTAATGGACAGCAAGAGAGTACAGATATGAAGGAAGGAATAGAGCTTGCTCCCCTGGTGCGGCAGTTACTAGCCCAAGGGCATCGGGTAGGGGCGGAGTATGCTGATACAAGGCGATTTAGGACAAGTTCCTGGCAGAGCTGCGCCAATATTCATGCCACTGATGAGTACACCGTACTGCGGAACTTACAAGCCTGCCTAAAGGAACATGAAGGAGAATATGTGCGCCTCGTGGGGATTGACCCCAAATCGCGGCAAAGGGTGATGGAACAAATTATTCAACGTCCTGGCGAAACTCCTATCGTTGTCCCTACTGCCAATCCTAGCGGTACAACCACCGCTAAAGTAAGTGCAGCGCCCCCAGTAACTCCCCAAAATGGCAATGCCCCAGACTGGACAACCCAAGTCCGTCAACTCTTAGCGCAGGGCTACCGTATTGGCACAGAGCACGCGGACGAGCGCCGCTTCAGAACTAGTTCCTGGCATAGCTGCAAACCGATCGAAGCCACCAGTGAAAGTGGGGTAATTGCAGCCCTCAACGCCTGTTTAGCGGAGCATGCGGGAGAGTACGTGCGGCTATTTGGTATTGACCCCAAGAACAAAAAGCGGGTGGGGGAAATGATCATCCAACGTCCTGGACAAGTGGCAACTGCTCCCGTCAATACTGCTACGACAACCCAAGGAGCTGCCTCCCCTACTGTCCAACTCAACCCCGATGCTGACCTTGCTACCCATGTACGTTCTCTTTTGAGCCAGGGCTATCGCATTGGCACAGAACATGCGGACGAACGTCGCTTCAGAACCAGTTCCTGGCATAGCTGCAAACCGATCGAAGCTACCAGTGAAAGTGCCGTTATGGCAGCCCTCAATGCCTGTTTAGCGGAACACGCTGGGGAGTATGTGCGCATGTTTGGCATTGACCCCAAGAACAAAAAGCGGGTAGGGGAAGTAATCATTCAGCGTCCCAATGGCAAAGCTCCTGGGCAGACGGCACCTGTCAGCAATGCAACTGTTGCTACAGCCAGCCCCAGCTACAACAATCTGCCACCCGAAGTAGTACAACATATCCGTCAGATCCTCAGTCAGGGCTACAAAGTCAGTGCTGAGTACGCTGATGAAAGACGGTTCCGCACCAGTTCCTGGCAAAGTTGTCCGCCCATCCCCGGCAATACGGAAGGGGAAGTAGTGAGAGCCTTGGAACAACTCTTGAGAGAACACGCAGGGGACTACGTGCGCCTAATCGGTATGGATGGCAAGACCAAACGGCGTGTCCTAGAAACCATCGTGCAACGTCCTAAACGTTAG